One region of Nitrososphaera sp. genomic DNA includes:
- a CDS encoding 4Fe-4S binding protein: WLDTPGHASSEKKPFMKREKDCIFCLACENVCPPQAIKIFKKG, from the coding sequence AATGGCTGGATACTCCCGGCCACGCGTCGTCGGAGAAAAAGCCGTTTATGAAGAGGGAGAAGGACTGCATATTCTGCCTGGCATGCGAGAACGTCTGCCCGCCTCAGGCAATCAAGATATTCAAGAAGGGATAG